The following is a genomic window from Janibacter sp. DB-40.
GGTATCCGGCCACGATCGTCTTTCTCGCCTTCGATGTCGAAATGCTCTTCATGTACCCGTGGGCAGTGGTCGTGGCCGAGAAGGGGATCTCGGCGGTCGTCGAGATGTTCCTGTTCCTGGGGGCGCTCCTCATCGCCGTGGTGTGGGCCTGGCGGGAGGGAGCCTTCCGATGGGTGTGACCCGGCTCCTCGCCCGCCTCGCGGTCCGCAGCGCCCGCGTCCTGGTCGTCGAGGCTCCGGGGCAGTGGCTGACGCGCGTCGAGCTCGAGCAACAGATGCTGCGCCGGGGCTGGGGCACGGCATGGACGCCGGCGGACGCTGACGTGCTGGCCGTGTGCGGCGCCCCGGGCCCTGAGCTCGCAGACCTCACGGAACGCCTGTGGGACCAGATGCCCGGCCCACGCGCGCGCGCCGACATCCCCTCGCCCAGCGCCGTCGACGGAGCCCTCGACGCCGCCGCGAGTCTCTTGCTCGACACCTCGTACCACCGGGCAGATGCCCGAGAGCGGGCGCAGAAGCCTCAGGTGACCGAGGACCACGAGGACATGGACCACGAGGACATGGACCACGAGGACATGGACCACGAGGACATGGACCACGAGGACATGGACCACGAGGACATGGACCACGAGGACATGGACCACGAGGACATGGACCACGAGGACATGGACCACGGCGACATGGACCACGGCGACATGGACCACGGCGACA
Proteins encoded in this region:
- a CDS encoding NADH-quinone oxidoreductase subunit A, with product MIAVHGIVAMALVATIAVAFLYVLHRAVGVLADPLAVLPAQSGWLPQEHALSRFHARWYPATIVFLAFDVEMLFMYPWAVVVAEKGISAVVEMFLFLGALLIAVVWAWREGAFRWV